Sequence from the Epinephelus moara isolate mb chromosome 19, YSFRI_EMoa_1.0, whole genome shotgun sequence genome:
ATGTCTCTTGCACTAAGACAAAGCGTCATTAACATTCAACATTcaacattaataatttaaatcaattattattaatagCTAGTGGATGAGTTCACACTGTCACATCACTGTTAAATCATTCATTGCCAGCTGCTGATGTCAGTATCTCTCTATGTGGCAGGCTGAAAAGCAAACCACTTCCAAAAGTACCTGCGAGAGATTACAGAGGTAAGTACTGAGTCATTATCACTGCAACACAACAAGATCCACACATGTGGTACAATACAAACTGTTATTGGCAGAGTTGGGGCCGAGAGTGTTTTGCacgtcacaagtaagtctcaagtcttagcATTCAAGTCTCGAGGCAAGTcgcaagtcaagactgacaagtcccaagtcctaatcTTTGAGCTTTGAGTCCTAAACAATGCATGCTTTTAGTCTTCCCGAGTCCTAATGCATGTTTCATCAAACGTAATGCCATATTaacagccaacacattctcactttgaccgcgtcacatactgacattttaatcatggactttccacgtccacatgcgatgtgcaaggtaccctgggtgcgttggttgttgatgttctgggacactttTTCAGGTTCTCTTCTTgcaagatacacttccattttcacaggaaatttaacgtttacataaagtctatttcaaaataaatgcactatgttggtacaacaccgcaaattgactgtttttttccctcaacaacaaacacacatggttgagtttaggcaacaaatgcacatggttaggtttaggcaacaaaaatgtggttaggtttaggaaaaaagaacagggtttggctttagaatcttacgggatgtgaacaccactctctcgtatgaaagctggtgtttgttggacccatccaccacgcCTCCCGCCCGCCTCTCTCAGTCTTTTgacgccttaactttcgtccttgtcttCCCCATGttttcccctgatgccgccgcgcaccgttaaactataatggcaactggccacgtatcatgccgacttTAAAGGACgcattttttttcattggtttccgacgctgcaagtcactgcccaagcgccagatttcgatgacttcagagtgagactctACCAGCAGACTAGTAATatattgaattttaaaaaaattctgaatGCTGTTTAAAATTTGCGTTATTTGTTAGGACAAGTTTGAGGGAATTTTCAATCCACATGTGATTTTCGACCCACATGTTTTACAAAccacatttctttttcatttcttgttttcttgttgttgttggggtttttttgatGAACACGGCAAAGTTTTTGTACGTGAACAAAATGATCTTTGGTATAAATTTTCCAGCTCGGGCTGTGTAACGTAACAtcagttcttcatggttctctcctgcaacttgattggatgctgtcagattggttcaaacaaagtggatctggaaAATTAAGTGTCGACTTCTCAGGAATGAATAGTATTAATGTTggttgattcaggaaataaagggaaattaattgatttgtgttacactttttaaatgacatactttttaatatttgggCTTGGgagaaggtatcaagtatttccTTATCAAAAGTTCCAAGTGTGATTTGATTTGTCAAgccaagtctaaagtcatcgaTTTTGTGACTCGTGTCTGACTTGAGTTCAACCACTGGTCAGTAAATCAGTATGATGCTGAAAAAGAAGATAGATACCCATTGTTATGTATGTCTGCCTTATAACAGTGCTCAATATGTGCATTGAAAGAATCACTGGTCACTGTAATCATGCAGCTTTGCCAACTCAAGTGTTTATTCTTTGTGTTACTACCTCACCATGAAGCTCAACGAGGAAACAATGTAGGAAACAAAGTGAACATGTGGTAATAAAAGAGGAGGAACTTTAGAGAAAACCCACTAGATCTGGCTACCTTAGCGTGATGAATCCTCTTATTACCTTGAGTTGATCTTGGGAGGTATTTTGCATAgaggactgtggattttgtccccTTTTGCTTACAGTGGAATAGAGTTACTGAAATCTTTTAACATCCACTATGGACAGAAGGAAGTATTAGACTGACCTATAACATATGGGCATATGAGCATTGTTCTCGGACAGACTTGATAAACTGGAGGGGAAAAGGAGTGCAGACAAGTTTGGATTTTTAGAACCCAATAGGAGGAGTGTGATAATGTCTCTCCTCCCACAGATAATATCACATTTTACTAATGTAGATGATTGTGGCCAGCATATTCACACATCACAGTGTTTAATGTATAACTGTGGTTGGCTGATTTCTTTGGTCTTATCCAAACCCACCAAGATGGAGTGTTTTTAATGCTAACAAATCAGTTGTATCCATTGATCTTATACACTGCTCTGGTAAATATGGTTCActaataaaagtacaaaagtattatcaGCTAAATAAACTTAAAGGATCAAAGGTAAAATTACTCAGTGGGCAGAATAGTATTATATTGTAATACAGACAAGCTTGGGCTTAAGTCACACATTTGATGActttaaacatgacaaaattttaaaaagacttgcaactcgacttgaactttaacactaatgactcgtgacttcacttgaaCATGAGccttttaactttaaaatacttgataccttctcCCAAGcccaaaaattaaaagtatgttatttaaaaaatatgctaCGAATCATTTCATTTCTCTTTATTATCTGAATCTACTAATGTTAAACTCTGTATTCCCAACAAGTCcacacttaattccccagatgatctactttgtttgaaccaatctgacaTCATCCAATCAGGCTGCAACAGAGAACCATAAGGGAACTAATTTTACTGAGCATCAGCTGGACAAAAACGATACATACAAATTGACTGCATACAAAAACAACGCTGTTAAAAATTACAGATGGAGACGCAACAAATTCCAACTTTGTTAAACAGTTGTTGCACAAGTTGCACAAAGAAGAGTAAGTCGAGGGTCATATCGACAGTTAGTAACTTTTTAACAagcttgttttaacaaataaatgcacattttaaaaagcatgcGTGATTTTTGCAAATGTgatatattattactttattgTTAAATTGGCATTACATTTTTTGAAGAGCCCATTGGACTCAACACTGCAAGTTTAATACTCGgtacttgcctgtcttgacttgtgACTTAACTCAGGACTTGCAAATACAATGACTCTGTCCCAACTCTATATATAATCTATGTATGTATTACAGGTATATTATAActaatgtaataaaatgacACAGTTGGTTAAGATAGAGTTCATTTAAAGTTCTTTATAAATTCTTGGGTAGTTTAATCGATTTctataaatcatattttataagATGATCATAGGTTTTAATGcaaaatcttaatctgcaaaACAAACTAGGATCTACAGCGGTCagatcaaaaagaaaaagtttagttctttttaaaatgtagtggagtaggtTTATTAGTATAGCATATAATTGAAATACTCAAGAATTACAAGTACAAGTAATTAAGTatagtaaatgtacttagttactttccacccctagattttaagattttaagcTTATTTCAGTCATCATGTAGATGATATTGTATATTGAGATCATTCTGCCTGAGCTAATCACTCTGTCATAGGAGTAGGTttgggggacatgtccccctcaataatTAGAAAATGAGCAGCTGTGATAAGAACGTGAACAATTTTTGGGACAAAATTCAAGACATTTCCACTATAAAAAGCCCAAACtgttgcataaaaattcaccagaatgcaggtaATTTTGGGTTTGACGCTCAAAATCTCCCAGGGGAGGACCCCAAAATCCCCATTTCATATAATCCCCCCCACCCACAATGTTGAAACGAAACCTACGCTCTTGCTGTGTGAGCTAATCACCCTTTGCAAGTTTTatatcagtgtgttttgttCCAAACACCTCAAAATCAGATGTGTTACTGAACTAAACTTGACTGTACCAGAAGTTATTTATACCCTTACAATTAGCACTTACACATCATGTATCATTTTACATTTGCCTTCTCTACTCAGCCTATGACATTTCATCACAGAACTTAACCCCAGCCTAATTGAAACTTTCATGCTCACGAAAGGCCAGAATGTATGGAAACACTGCAACCAAGCTGCGGAAACAAGTTGATACCACTGCACCTGTTTCCAGATGTTGTTTTTGAGAAACACGCTGTGCTTAATTATGTGAAGCTTCTGTTCATACTGCATTGTAAAAAACAGCAATTAGGCCACATGTTGGGAGATTATTTAATAGTCCAAGAGGTGAGGAGTCACGCTCCGCTGCTTCctcaacagagacagagtaGGCTTGGTTCTAAAATTAGAAACTGTGCTCTGACACCTGCTCCAATTAAATTAATGCtagtattttctgtttttgtagttaGCTGGGTTTAATAAAATCCACAactgaaatgtttgcttttaCATATTGTGGACCCATCTCAAGCTCATTTCCCCTCTTTGTTCTGAAATCCCCTGACATTTCTGTGTTTACAGATGACAGGGAGGATGATGAACTGTCTGAACCTGATTACGTAAGTTGGAAAATATGTTAATTATAAGTGATTGAAATTGTTGCTTTTTGGCTGATATTTgtttgaaacattaaaaatactgtGTTCCCAGGATAATGACATGTATGAGGATCCACGTGAGGACCATGATGACAGCTACGAGCCGCCTCCCAGCCACAAAGACTTCACCACAACTCAGTCAGCTTCCTTCCAAAGGGGGGAGTATCTTGGTCAGTAGTCATCTGACATGAAGAAGTGTTTATATCCGCACTTTTTTTGGGCTAAAAATTGACTGTGTATTAATTTTTCTACCATCATCATTATTTCTCCTGATgatgaaatgccaaactccTTTTCACACACAGTTTCTATATCTGCAATAGCTTCCCTTTGCAGTCATCACTCTCTTCCAGCTGGAGCTGCATGGGTCTATTTAGCCTCTTCACACTGTGGAGCCAAAGCCACAATACACAGAGGGCTTCAGAACGCTGCTTTATGCAAATGCTGATGTCCTGtttctgcttctgcttctcCTTTCCAGACAACTGCCGTAACCGGCCCAGCCGGCCACCCAGGAAGCCCCTCCGCCCAGACAAAGCCTCCAAAGAATTGCCCCCTGAACCCACCCAACTGGGGAGCGATGAAGTAAAGCAAATTTCCCCTCCTCGCGCTCACATAAATACTGTACTGCAGGCCTGTGTCATGTGGATACTTGCACAAACATTATTGTGTCTTAGAGAATCTCACCATATCCTGTGTATTGGTAAATACCCTCCAAAGAGTGTGGACAACTGATGTAGCTCCTTTTTCACAATGTGGTGTTTCACAGGAAGACTACATCAATCCAGACTGTGGTAACGATGATGACAACTACGTAGAACCTGCAGAGCCCCCACCTTCCAGTAAGATACACATCAGAATGGAGAGGAGACAAACTCTGTGATTAGAATatgtggaaaaacagtgatctGAAAGGACTACTATTGTAaagatttaataataataataaggccATGCCTCTCCTTAGATTCTATGATGCATGGTGGGACCAGAGCAGCGAGGGACCTCCCCATGTTGCCCACACCTTTACCAGAGCGTCCATCTAGTCCTGGTAAGTACAACAGTAACAATGTTTTACCTCAACACTATTTCACAAGTGGTCAGCCACTAGAATTATTGGTCGCTGTACTCATCACAACTCTCTTACAATCGAACTGTGTTGAATTCACAACCTGAGAATACTTGTAACATAATGATATAGTGCATGATATAACCGGGTGATACAGTACCACTTCTGGTATGACTGCATTTAATAAGTTGCTCATTTGTCGCTGCCCACTGTACCAAGTATCACCAAGCACAATGATGTCATGGAGGTTAAACAAAGACATGAATGTGATTATTTGAAGGAAATGCATTGTCACTAGCTttgaaaaaatactttttttctgaaaagttTGTGAAAAGCTGACATTTTGGAAACATGTGGATAGGGGTGATGTATATTTTTAGCTGTGACCAGCAGCTCTTAAGTAAGTCTGTTGGTCGGTCGGTACACAAAAATTTCCCTACCCTGTGGCGACCACACAGGCTGAAATTTGACATGCAagtcaagtgtgtgtttgtgttcatgccaTAGGAGTGGCCTATGCAAAAAGGCACATAACTTCCACGTAGATTCACAGACTTGCCCAAGATTTTGTGGAAAGATTGGTCATGAGCAAGGACAGCTGACAACTGTTCATGCTGATTAGCAAAAAAGGGCAACGCATGGCTGCATGCACGTACATGGTCCCACCTATTGCAAATTTGTGCTTCTTCTTaaataacaaacacattaaGTCAGATTTTCAACTCAGAAAGTTGGAAAAACGCCACCAACACCAACCTCAAAATCTAAGATGGCTGCTCTGCACATCAACAGTAGTGAAAGCTGGAGTACTATAGTGTTCATGGACACTTctatttgtgtctcattaaaacagtcaTTCAGACAGTAGGTTATCTGTGGACATATTTCTAAGCTGTTTCTAGGCACCAAGTACAGCATAATACTTTGTTATCAACTGGTATTGATAACATTGGCTAACCTGTGTAGAACTGGTATTGTTAACATCTTGATTTTTCAACTTGCTGTACTGGAATACGGTAAACTGCAATGTGACATCATCTCTGGCTACGAGCTCCGATTTCCATGGTAAATCGAATGCAGAAGAAGGCTCCGCAGTGCTTTGAgcttaatgctaatgttagcatgctaacatgctcacaatgatcATGCTACAATGCTGGTGTTTAACAGGTataacattaatgtttacattgttAACCAGCTtaggtttgtgtttttttagcatgctaacatagcACTGAACACAATGTACAGCTGGTGTCATTAGTTTTACAGGTGTTtgatcataaaccaaagtattgggcGAATAAAAACttctgacctgatgatggccCTAAGTGAAAAAATAAGGAATCGCCAAAATTATTTCAATTAATTCGGAGGGAGGTATGAAGACGTGTACCAAACTGAAtgataagaaataaaatattcattgaatatgtgacatttcactcaaaccCACTAAAGTCAACTCCATGGTGACACTAGAGGGATCAACAAGGACATTAAGATATATCATAGTTGAAGTATTAATATCTGTACAAAACAGAGTAGTAGTATTTCACTGGATTCctagaaaaacaaaataggTTTAATCTCTCTTTACAGCCATGTTGCTCGGGTaacaaaacactaaaacatAAAAGGAGGCCTCCATTATGTTTATTGAATGAACAGCTTATTGGCCAATGCACGAGAATACTTTGTAAATACAACACAATGAGAGACAGTCAAAAGCAGTTAGTCCGAACACAAAAGCATGCCCAGGGGCAGGCGCTGCTGCATGCTGAAGACATGTTGGGCGTAATGAAAACAATGTGATCCAGCAACAAAACAAGGTTTTTGTGGCTTTACAGTGTGTCTAATTTTGGCTCTGGTTGTTTTTCAGACTTTTATGAAGTGCCTGACAAAGAGGTAGGCTTTTTATGTAACAGCAATTACAagtatgttttttaaagtacatttacatgtGGAATTCATTGTGGTTTCATTTTATGGCATCTTTACAGGGAAACTCATTATCTCTTCCAGCAAGCAGATCAGTGTGAGTCTTTCTTGACTTTTGTCTATTCATGTAACTGTACAgacatacaatataaaatgacagtattgtGGAAATAATTTTGACTACAGTCTGAGACTAATCATTTCCTTTCAGATCCCGTCCAATCCCTACAAAGCAGTCGCATTCATTACCACCAAAGCCCAGCCCCAGGTACGATTCACACTGACAACATTCAAAGCAGCTCCGCCATAAAGAGCAGCTCTCTCTGTCTGGTTACTCTCCTACCATTACACTAATAATGggttgtgtttctttttcagaTTGAATATGGGGAGATCTCCTACTGCTGTAAGTGATGACAAATGTGTTgaatttcattcaaaaaatgcattttacagATATTTGATGTATGATGCACAGTTAGGAGGATAGTAGTCTCATGCAGCCACACCTTTTTCCATAGCATTGTACGTGTCAGGACTAAAGAAAGGTCTGGAAGCACCCATTATCATTCTGCTAGAGAAGAAAAACTGCTCtggcttgtttgtatttctttcaaccaatcataATCATCTTGGAGGCAGTAAGCCAGGGGTGTAGTGACAGTGCCCTCGCAGAATAGTGCTGGGGGAGCTTATTTTAGTTGAACATTTGCATGTGGGGAGCTGAGcactgtcatttttaaatgaaaaaaaaataaaaacacaaaacacagtaaAAGACGTTATATCGACTTTGTGATTTGacttttaatgataaaaacagacaaacataacATGACAATCAGTGCTGTGGAGATGAAACCCAACTGTACTTAAGTTCTGGAGGTGCTCACTGGACTCATTAAAACCACAGTCGATTTGTTAGCCACGTTATCACAGAAGCATGTCATCGGCATATGCCGCTGCCAAGGTAAAAAGAAATCGAAGGGCATGTCAACAAGTTGTTTTATTCGTTGTAGATCTTTACAACAATtcacagaaacaacaaagcatcctttttttttgtcaaattttctgccattttctgtgTCTAAGTTGTTAGCTCAGaggttgctgttgttgctgtttccaGTAGCAAAGTGGATTCTGAAAACAGGCAGATAGGGCAGGAAAATGCTGGCCTAAATAGCTGGCCCATGGCAGGTTTATAGCCACAGCCTACATCCAATGAGTCAGACTAGGAGGACACTGACTTAAAGGTATTGTAATTTTCCAGGTCCAGGAGCCGACAGACGACGATGAATATGAAGTCTGTGATCCCAGTGATAGTGAGTATTAATTCAAACAATAACTGAATTGTTTTCcacctattttttttataaataaagactGCCACCACAAATCATTCTGGTGTGCTACACCATCTAAAGGTTGAGCAgtggaaagagaaaaatatatttcctCATAGTAAACGgcagtggaagaagtactcagattctttacttaagtaaaagtagaaatactacAATGTGAAAATAGTCCACTGCAAGAAAAAGTTctgaattcaaaatgttacCTAAGTAAAgagaagtattatcagcaaaatgtggCGAagaatcaaaagtaaaagtacagatgattttattttattttattttttaatttcattttatttattttatttttatagaatattatattattctgtttttatcaccaacaaacacaacatgtatgaacattttaatgttgtagtcATTGAGGAGCCaatattaaacttttttttctgctgggtAGAGTGCTGCATCAAATcatatatgtttatatgtaaAAAGTAATCAGTAACTAGAACGTGGTGTaatgtacaatatttcccttGAAGATGTAGCTGAATAGTAgtaaaaaaagtagaaaaaaatggaaatactaaaGGCCTActtcaaaattgtacttaagtacagtactgagtaaatgtacttagttacattccaccgcTGGTAAATGGACAACAGTAACATATGATGTTTACCAAAGCTAACAGCACACACAATAACTGGTCACTTATTATTGTATTGTGTGGTCATCCAGGTTCGAGAAATAAACCTGCAGAGGGTCCACCTATACTTCGACCCAAACCTTTGCCCAGAGAGTAAGCAGCACTTTTTTCATACAGTAACCTGTTTAAGCTTTAAAAAGGGAATAACTGATTGTTTGggcatctctttttttctttcaggagGTCACCAAAACCACCTTTAAGGCCGGTAAGGATGTCAAAGATTTGCAAAATTTAAGATTGACTTTGAATTATCagactttttttattatacagaaaatcattaaatatgattttgtttgttgtgtgtttgttttttgcagagaCCAGATTTAAAATTTGACAGTAagtgtttacttgtgttttatTCAGATACTACATGTGCACAACACTAGTCACATCAGGGTTTTTTATTAAACATTGTACACTCAGCCAGTTAGTGCCAGTCACTTCTGATTGAGATATTTTCCTGAAACACTATTTCACCTATATTGTTACCACCACACACatagatggattactgaatgggcccaCCAGCCACAGGCCCAGGGTCCAAAAGTGTTGGGAGCCCCtccctgcaaaatgtcactcaaataaCACCAATGAATAggaaagagactcaaaatgaccacaaagagatgcaaaggaactgctaaggagacccaaaatgattacaagAAGAGgcaaatcaaccacaaagagacccagaatgacacaaaagacacaaaattaccacagagaaacacaaaaccacaaaaagatgctaacaatcacaaagtctgtgtttcttgCTCCTATGTAAGAGGGATGGTGGGGCCTTCTGCTTATCTGTGCTCAGGGACCCAGTGTCTCATAATCTGCTTATGGCCGCACCTTTCATTTACTCAGTGGCTGTAATTACAAACATACACATGCTCCATATACAGCACATTGATGACTTACTGTAAATTGAAGCCAAGTCATTAAAGATTTTCCACATTAAACCTATTCAAGTTAAAGCTGGCGGTTACACATGCACACTATGAGCATTGTAACAACTAAAAAACCTATTTACATGTTTCATTTGTGGAATGTGTCTTCAGTTTCTACTCATTACTAAACAGCAAACATAGCCTCGTTACCATATGTCTGGATTTCCACAGGCCACACACTGCCTGTGATGCAAATGGACCAGAAGCCTCAATCGAAAGCTTTTTCACTGGACTTCAAACGACCAAAGTAAGAAATGCAACATAGACGTTTACGCGATGCGTTTTATGTCCACTGAGCATACGCATTTTTAATGCTCCTCAACTGAGGAAAATTGCCTTTAATCACAGCTTGgtgctgtgtgtttactgtggtCTGCTCTGTTTGTGGTCTCTCTTGCAGAATTCCTCTTTTACAGCTGACCTCCCACAGTAAGTACAGCTCCTGCTCGAGTCTCACAACAACTAAATGCACAATGAAAAAAACTGAGAAACACAAATGTTACATTTCTGCATATCACACATTATCAtgatgtttgtgtctgttgtcCCAGAACCTGCTGACAGAGGTGTGTCTGCTGAAAATGACTCAATAGACCAAGACAAGGTGTGCACTTACATCATATTGGAAAGAACCTATTTACAAAGCATATCCGGTGATAGTTAAACATTCTGTCCTCCATGTACTTTATTTCAGGATGCAGATGTCTATAGGAAAACTTGGTATGCCAGCGAATGTGACCGCAAGACTGCTGACGATGTCTTGTGTCGCTCAAACAAAGTGAGGATCGCATTATTTGttctttaatttattattatattgtttcaCATAACCTCCCCTATAGGTGGGTGTGACTGTGAGTGCTTTCTGTTTCAGGACGGGGCGTTCATGGTGAGGAAGAGCTCCGGTCAGGATGCACAGCAGCCCTACACATTAGTGGTGTTTTACAAGGGCAGAGTGTACAACATCCCGATCCGCTTCATACCAGCGACTCAGCAGTACGCTCtgggaagagagaagagaggagaggaggtactctttatttttctcagtttGACTGCCACTGTGGCCCAGTTGTTGACGACAAAATGGAGTTTATAGGGATTAATCAATGTTTTgcacaatgttaaaaaaaaaaagtcagagtctAATTATATGCAGGCTTTCTGTCGGAAAGGGATTTCTAGGATAAGGTTAGGGGTTGAGTTAGAATGTATAGATTCTGTCAGACAGgactttctgtcagaaaggaCTTCCGCATCACACTGCACCAGAGCGTTATTGAGAGAGTTATTGCCTGGCCAACAGgcttttttcacagcagaccaGAAGCGGAGCAGGGGTGGCATATAGGCCTAAGGCTCCTCaatgttttctcaaaagccCTTAATAttttaggtttttaaaataCCATTAACTTTGTGTCATTCAGATAATAATATATGCTgataggggtgtgccatattgTTCACGATAATAtcggtataatttttaatatcctCCTGaaacctgaacttttgtttggtatgtatttttaatttctcctagttATTTGGGATCAATATAACCCAACAAGTGTGAAAAACTagacattgtcaatgataattaagtcccagtaCATGCcctcaaacaagatgatgataaagtcccagtgtcctctaatgagtacttcctaataGTCTTAGcctgttactgttgctaaaattggtcaaatttgttgccatattaaACTAGAAACATTAAGCATAAACAAGTTTCAGCCATATATTTTAATCAGGTTCACTGTAGTGTCGGGTTCAGC
This genomic interval carries:
- the blnk gene encoding B-cell linker protein isoform X3, which encodes MNLDTLGKLAAPATAKIRQLQKIVQDIKKNDGGLLNKLRRLKSKPLPKVPARDYRDDREDDELSEPDYDNDMYEDPREDHDDSYEPPPSHKDFTTTQSASFQRGEYLDNCRNRPSRPPRKPLRPDKASKELPPEPTQLGSDEEDYINPDCGNDDDNYVEPAEPPPSNSMMHGGTRAARDLPMLPTPLPERPSSPDFYEVPDKEGNSLSLPASRSVSRPIPTKQSHSLPPKPSPRLNMGRSPTAVQEPTDDDEYEVCDPSDSSRNKPAEGPPILRPKPLPRERSPKPPLRPRPDLKFDSHTLPVMQMDQKPQSKAFSLDFKRPKIPLLQLTSHKPADRGVSAENDSIDQDKDADVYRKTWYASECDRKTADDVLCRSNKDGAFMVRKSSGQDAQQPYTLVVFYKGRVYNIPIRFIPATQQYALGREKRGEEYFSSVSHIIENHQKHPLVLIDSQSNTKDATKLCYPARP
- the blnk gene encoding B-cell linker protein isoform X2; this translates as MQECAATVSRLKINGHRLLNLSDSDVNKFSLIHQPQLQKIVQDIKKNDGGLLNKLRRLKSKPLPKVPARDYRDDREDDELSEPDYDNDMYEDPREDHDDSYEPPPSHKDFTTTQSASFQRGEYLDNCRNRPSRPPRKPLRPDKASKELPPEPTQLGSDEEDYINPDCGNDDDNYVEPAEPPPSNSMMHGGTRAARDLPMLPTPLPERPSSPDFYEVPDKEGNSLSLPASRSVSRPIPTKQSHSLPPKPSPRLNMGRSPTAVQEPTDDDEYEVCDPSDSSRNKPAEGPPILRPKPLPRERSPKPPLRPRPDLKFDSHTLPVMQMDQKPQSKAFSLDFKRPKIPLLQLTSHKPADRGVSAENDSIDQDKDADVYRKTWYASECDRKTADDVLCRSNKDGAFMVRKSSGQDAQQPYTLVVFYKGRVYNIPIRFIPATQQYALGREKRGEEYFSSVSHIIENHQKHPLVLIDSQSNTKDATKLCYPARP
- the blnk gene encoding B-cell linker protein isoform X1; this encodes MNLPSREECEGWDQAQVAFFMCKNNMQECAATVSRLKINGHRLLNLSDSDVNKFSLIHQPQLQKIVQDIKKNDGGLLNKLRRLKSKPLPKVPARDYRDDREDDELSEPDYDNDMYEDPREDHDDSYEPPPSHKDFTTTQSASFQRGEYLDNCRNRPSRPPRKPLRPDKASKELPPEPTQLGSDEEDYINPDCGNDDDNYVEPAEPPPSNSMMHGGTRAARDLPMLPTPLPERPSSPDFYEVPDKEGNSLSLPASRSVSRPIPTKQSHSLPPKPSPRLNMGRSPTAVQEPTDDDEYEVCDPSDSSRNKPAEGPPILRPKPLPRERSPKPPLRPRPDLKFDSHTLPVMQMDQKPQSKAFSLDFKRPKIPLLQLTSHKPADRGVSAENDSIDQDKDADVYRKTWYASECDRKTADDVLCRSNKDGAFMVRKSSGQDAQQPYTLVVFYKGRVYNIPIRFIPATQQYALGREKRGEEYFSSVSHIIENHQKHPLVLIDSQSNTKDATKLCYPARP